The Euwallacea similis isolate ESF13 chromosome 18, ESF131.1, whole genome shotgun sequence genome contains a region encoding:
- the Fuca gene encoding alpha-L-fucosidase, which yields MYQLTLVLLWCTILVHGKYQPNWDSLDTRPLPSWFDEAKIGIFLHWGVFSVPSLQSEWFWADWNGNTSQLINKYMKSNYPPGFTYQEFAKDFTAEFFNATQWAEIFAKAGARYVVLTSKHHEGFTMWPSRYSFNWNSRDIGPHRDVVEELGVEVRKSGLKFGIYHSLFEWFNPVYLADKTNNFATQHFVTNKIIPEMKELVFNYKPSVIWSDGDWEANDTYWKSTEFLAWLYNESPVKDEVVVNDRWGIGIPCHHGDFFNCQDRYNPGQLQKKKWENAMTVDKHSWGFRRNARLSDYLTPLELLTVLAKTISCGGNLLINVGPSKEGTINPIFEERLLQLGDWLRISGEGIYGTHPWTAQNDSLNSNIWYTQKENFVYAICLEWPQDGRMVLGSATALFKNFDTAVNLLGNSGKLKWILSSDKVEIELPDRVTVKSEIAWVLKIKA from the exons ATGTATCAGTTGACTTTGGTTTTATTGTGGTGTACAATCTTGGTGCACGGCAAATACCAGCCCAACTGGGACAGCCTGGATACCAGGCCGTTGCCCTCTTGGTTTGATGAAGCTAAAATAGGGATTTTTCTTCACTGGGGGGTGTTTTCGGTGCCAAGTCTCCAGTCCGAGTGGTTCTGGGCAGATTGGAACGGCAACA CCTCGCAACTAATCAACAAATACATGAAATCCAACTATCCTCCTGGTTTCACCTACCAAGAATTCGCCAAAGACTTCACTGCGGAATTCTTTAACGCTACCCAATGGGCAGAAATATTCGCCAAGGCTGGAGCAAG ATACGTAGTCCTCACTAGCAAACACCATGAGGGCTTCACCATGTGGCCTTCTAGGTACTCTTTCAACTGGAATTCTAGGGATATTGGCCCTCACAGGGACGTTGTTG AGGAGCTTGGGGTCGAAGTTAGGAAATCTGGATTAAAATTTGGTATCTACCACTCTCTCTTTGAGTGGTTTAATCCAGTGTATCTGGCAGataaaaccaataattttGCAACTCAGCATTTCGTCACAAACAAGATTATCCCGGAAATGAAAGAGCTGGTCTTCAATTACAAGCCTTCAGTAATCTGGTCTGATGGTGACTGGGAGGCCAATGACACCTACTGGAAATCCACTGAATTCCTGGCATG GTTATACAATGAAAGTCCAGTGAAAGACGAAGTGGTGGTCAATGATAGATGGGGGATCGGTATTCCATGCCACCATGGAGATTTCTTCAATTGCCAGGACCGCTACAACCCTGGACAGCTCCAAAAGAAGAAATGGGAGAATGCCATGACTGTGGACAAACACTCGTGGGGTTTCAGGAGAAATGCCAGATTATCCGATTATCTGACCCCTCTGGAGCTACTAACAGTGTTGGCAAAAACCATCAGCTGTGGGGGAAATTTGCTCATCAACGTGGGGCCCTCGAAGGAGGGAACCATCAACCCCATTTTCGAAGAGCGATTGTTGCAGCTTGGAGATTGGCTCAGAATCAGTGGGGAGGGGATTTATGGCACTCATCCATGGACTGCCCAGAACGATTCTCTTAATTCCAATATTTG GTATACTCAAAAAGAGAATTTTGTTTACGCAATATGCCTGGAGTGGCCCCAAGATGGAAGGATGGTCCTGGGGTCTGCTACCgccttatttaaaaactttgataCAGCCGTGAATTTATTGGGGAATTCAGGGAAGCTGAAGTGGATTTTGAGCTCTGATAAAGTGGAAATTGAGCTACCGGACAGGGTTACCGTGAAGAGCGAAATTGCCTGGGTTTTGAAGATCAAGGCTTGA